A window from Musa acuminata AAA Group cultivar baxijiao chromosome BXJ3-10, Cavendish_Baxijiao_AAA, whole genome shotgun sequence encodes these proteins:
- the LOC135650450 gene encoding probable xyloglucan endotransglucosylase/hydrolase protein 28 — MILRVEVMASSSSSSSFFVLLLGVALFLSNEATALPELPNLTTLAFEEGYTQLFGDSNLMLHRDGRSVHLSLDRRTGAGFASQDLYRHGFFSASIKLPADYAAGVVVAFYMSNGDVFEKTHDELDFEFLGNIRGREWRVQTNVYGNGSTAVGREERYGLWFDPTEDYHQYSILWSGERIIFYIDDIPIREVVRTQAMGGDFPSKPMSLYATIWDGSTWATSGGRYKVNYKYAPYEAEFADLVLHGCAVDPIEHRTTCLGSDAAVYDTITMSADQRTAMDKFRKKHITYSYCHDRVRYPTPPPECNLGPEAEDFLASGEAKLSYRRRRGKRYGRSSVDSVL; from the exons ATGATCTTGAGAGTAGAAGtgatggcttcttcttcttcttcctcgtcctTCTTCGTCCTCTTGTTGGGTGTTGCGCTGTTCCTCTCCAATGAGGCTACTGCTCTCCCAGAACTGCCCAACCTCACCACCCTCGCTTTTGAGGAAGGCTATACACAGCTATTTGGAGACTCCAATCTCATGCTTCATCGCGATGGCAGGAGCGTCCACCTCTCCCTCGACCGGCGGACCG GTGCTGGATTTGCGTCACAAGACCTCTATCGCCATGGATTCTTCAGTGCCTCCATCAAACTGCCTGCAGATTACGCTGCCGGAGTCGTTGTTGCCTTTTAT ATGTCGAACGGAGATGTATTCGAGAAGACACACGATGAATTGGATTTCGAATTCTTGGGCAACATAAGAGGCAGGGAGTGGAGGGTTCAGACAAATGTTTATGGGAACGGGAGCACCGCGGTTGGTAGGGAAGAGAGATACGGGCTCTGGTTCGATCCCACAGAGGACTACCACCAGTACTCCATTCTGTGGAGCGGTGAAAGGATCAT ATTTTACATTGACGACATCCCCATCAGGGAGGTGGTGAGGACCCAAGCCATGGGCGGGGACTTCCCCTCGAAGCCCATGTCCCTCTATGCCACCATATGGGATGGCTCCACTTGGGCCACCTCGGGCGGCCGCTACAAGGTCAACTACAAATATGCCCCTTACGAAGCCGAGTTCGCCGACCTTGTGCTCCATGGCTGCGCCGTCGATCCGATTGAACACAGAACCACCTGTCTGGGATCCGACGCTGCAGTCTACGATACCATCACAATGTCAGCAGATCAACGGACGGCGATGGACAAGTTCCGAAAGAAGCACATCACCTACTCGTACTGCCATGATCGCGTTCGTTATCCGACACCACCACCGGAGTGTAATCTCGGTCCTGAAGCCGAGGATTTCCTTGCATCAGGCGAGGCAAAGTTGAGCTATCGCCGCCGCCGCGGTAAGCGCTACGGCCGCAGCTCGGTGGACTCAGTTCTCTGA
- the LOC103968540 gene encoding protein TITANIA: MFPESDPRKDSSPSPQLPHRSPDPLDLEDPPSKPYLVRDAAASASPPTTHGATTAPQELTLSYLCDNMKPGASAAYEKEGLGSDLLVSLEKSRLKGKEVAPNISAIDDRRWIERDFLQLAGGKPSAKRETPEDADEADDRKKKVKIETLNLSLSPPNLSLSLNSSIPATNVAGVATTPSVPVLVVPPKNSYSNSMRAANSEDFAPSLSYSCSVPFSHNPSCSLTRNSTDNYDFSRGDNDKIWFAGEGTNGSVHSKFRPAGDGNTIAFANHNKELNNSLYKANSSGNVSFFPSELPARPAKVTGVVSSDSGRNSMLSRLDKVLRELVSESVPVIAQLLYESHSESLEALRECLRNLMEVPDKKHEFTSLQRKLERRSDLTFEILSKAHRTHLEVLVAIKTGTISYVSGKSRIPSNELVEIFLLMRCRNVNCKNVLPVDDCVCKICSTRKGFCSACTCPVCFKFDCALNTCSWVGCDNCSHWCHAICGIEKNLIRPGPNSKGPRGMTEMQYQCLGCGHASEMFGFVKDVFNECAKNWGPEALMKELDCVRMIFQASEDFEGKGLHAKAVEVLNMLIKKVISPEDACACMLLFFKYGVTEFSVTGSSSKNILAQATQHADTPLPSAAAINVSKSAISFSPTASILDKQIDALKADAKPVALEPHFTSLKDDGFKSLETIVKCKEAEAKLFQKLADDARREVESYRHIVRGKSEKLEEDYGNKIAKLLLQETEDRRRKKLEELKFLENSHCDYQNMKMRMQAEIAGLLERMEATKKMWV, encoded by the exons ATGTTCCCCGAATCCGATCCCCGCAAGGACTCCTCTCCCAGTCCCCAGCTCCCACATCGCAGCCCTGACCCTCTTGATCTCGAGGACCCGCCATCTAAGCCTTACCTCGTTCGGGATGCCGCCGCGTCCGCGTCGCCACCCACCACACACGGCGCCACCACCGCTCCGCAGGAGCTCACGCTCAGTTACCTCTGCGACAATATGAAACCGGGGGCCTCTGCTGCCTATGAAAAGGAGGGCCTTGGCTCCGATCTCCTCGTTTCCCTCGAGAAATCCCGATTGAAGGGCAAGGAGGTCGCCCCGAACATCTCGGCCATAGACGATCGGCGATGGATCGAGCGAGACTTCCTTCAATTGGCTGGTGGCAAGCCGTCCGCGAAGCGGGAGACGCCCGAGGATGCCGATGAGGCCGATGACCGCAAGAAGAAGGTTAAGATCGAGACTTTGAACCTCTCCCTCTCCCCGCCCAACCTTTCCCTGTCTCTCAACTCTTCCATTCCGGCGACGAATGTCGCCGGGGTGGCTACCACTCCGAGTGTCCCTGTTTTGGTGGTTCCACCGAAAAATAGTTACAGTAATAGCATGCGAGCTGCGAATTCGGAGGACTTTGCCCCCTCGCTCTCGTACTCGTGCTCCGTCCCGTTTTCACATAACCCCAGCTGCTCCTTGACACGGAACTCCACCGATAATTATGACTTCTCGAGGGGGGACAATGATAAGATTTGGTTTGCCGGGGAGGGGACGAATGGCTCAGTTCATAGCAAGTTTAGGCCTGCGGGTGATGGCAATACCATTGCTTTTGCGAACCACAACAAAGAACTCAACAATAGTCTGTACAAGGCAAACAGCTCAGGAAATGTCTCTTTCTTTCCATCTGAATTGCCTGCGAGGCCTGCAAAAGTTACTGGTGTTGTGAGTTCAGATAGCGGCAGAAATAGCATGCTTTCTAGGCTGGATAAGGTTTTGAGAGAATTAGTGTCTGAGTCGGTTCCTGTCATTGCACAATTGCTTTATGAATCTCATAGTGAATCATTGGAAGCACTGAGAGAGTGTCTCAGGAACCTTATGGAAGTTCCGGATAAGAAGCatgagtttactagcctgcagagGAAACTAGAGAGGAGGTCGGATCTTACGTTTGAGATCCTCTCAAAAGCACACAGGACGCACCTTGAAGTTTTGGTTGCTATCAAGACTGGTACCATATCTTATGTCTCGGGAAAGAGCCGAATCCCCAGTAATGAGTTGGTCGAGATTTTTTTGCTCATGAGGTGCAGGAATGTGAATTGTAAGAATGTGCTGCCGGTTGATGACTGTGTCTGCAAGATATGTTCCACCAGAAAAGGTTTCTGTAGTGCCTGCACATGTCCTGTATGTTTCAAATTTGATTGTGCTTTGAATACTTGCAGTTGGGTTGGTTGTGATAATTGTTCCCATTGGTGCCATGCTATTTGTGGCATTGAGAAGAATTTAATTAGGCCCGGACCAAACTCAAAAGGACCTAGAGGCATGACTGAGATGCAATATCAGTGCCTGGGATGTGGGCATGCTTCTGAGATGTTTGGATTTGTCAAAGATGTGTTTAATGAGTGTGCTAAAAATTGGGGTCCTGAGGCATTAATGAAAGAGCTGGACTGTGTTAGAATGATCTTCCAAGCTAGTGAAGATTTTGAAGGAAAGGGGCTTCATGCAAAAGCTGTGGAGGTCCTCAACATGCTCATCAAGAAAGTAATTTCCCCGGAGGATGCATGTGCTTGCATGCTACTTTTTTTCAAGT ATGGAGTCACGGAGTTTTCCGTTACCGGCAGTTCCTCTAAAAACATACTTGCTCAAGCAACCCAGCATGCAGATACGCCCCTTCCATCAGCAGCAGCCATCAATGTGTCAAAATCTGCAATCAGCTTTAGCCCCACCGCATCTATACTGGACAAACAGATAGATGCACTGAAAGCAGATGCCAAGCCTGTTGCACTAGAACCCCATTTTACTTCATTGAAGGATGATGGATTCAAGAGTTTGGAGACCATTGTAAAATGCAAGGAGGCAGAGGCTAAGCTATTCCAGAAACTAGCTGATGATGCCAGGAGAGAAGTTGAGAGCTACCGCCATATAGTACGTGGCAAGTCTGAGAAGTTGGAGGAGGATTACGGTAACAAGATCGCAAAACTCTTGCTACAGGAGACTGAAGATAGGCGCAGGAAGAAGCTGGAGGAACTGAAGTTTCTCGAAAACTCTCATTGCGATTATCAGAACATGAAGATGAGGATGCAAGCTGAGATTGCCGGTTTGCTCGAACGGATGGAAGCGACAAAGAAGATGTGGGTGTAG
- the LOC103968541 gene encoding zinc finger protein 4 produces MSSSNPEASADDFEASSQVASNTCIQETSPSLSKQDTPISLNLSLSVNADSTALAVVSLSSTSESSSESQACRPPNSRRVFSCNYCQRQFFSSQALGGHQNAHKRERTLAKRAVGLDAFPHNYSSIASLPLHGSALHSLGIKAHSSMHQRMTEWRESPGTKLLGRGLLEPRPVFLDDHDVEFFWPGSFRPEADSSLELLGSANSVKLDHQPAEEPDLTVRL; encoded by the coding sequence ATGAGCAGTTCCAACCCGGAAGCATCAGCAGATGATTTCGAAGCAAGCAGTCAAGTGGCTTCCAATACGTGCATCCAAGAGACCTCTCCTTCTCTCAGTAAGCAGGACACGCCCATCTCTCTTAACCTCTCCCTATCCGTCAACGCAGACTCCACAGCACTGGCGGTTGTCTCGTTGTCGAGCACAAGCGAGAGCAGCAGTGAGTCACAAGCGTGTCGCCCCCCCAACTCCCGCCGAGTCTTCTCCTGCAACTACTGTCAACGACAGTTCTTCAGCTCCCAGGCGTTGGGCGGCCATCAAAATGCTCACAAGAGGGAGCGAACGCTCGCCAAGCGGGCAGTCGGGTTAGATGCGTTTCCACACAATTATAGCAGCATTGCATCATTACCCCTCCATGGCTCAGCTCTCCATTCCCTGGGAATCAAGGCACACTCATCGATGCACCAGAGAATGACGGAGTGGAGGGAGAGCCCTGGCACTAAACTCCTTGGAAGAGGCTTGCTCGAGCCAAGGCCTGTCTTTCTAGATGATCACGACGTGGAATTCTTCTGGCCTGGAAGCTTTAGGCCGGAGGCAGATTCAAGTCTTGAGCTGCTTGGGAGTGCAAATTCGGTAAAACTGGATCACCAGCCAGCAGAGGAGCCTGACCTTACTGTCAGGCTCTAG
- the LOC103968542 gene encoding probable ascorbate-specific transmembrane electron transporter 1: MPNTVKPAFLVTAHVTKVAHVLALTVFVLVLAWVLHFRGGAARLHSDDPNLIFNVHPLVMCMGFILVIGEGIMAYKTIPARKETQKFVHLMLHLVALGLGILGIYAAFKYHSANTMPDMLSLHSWLGMCTICLFGLQWLFGFVNFWFLKASEPTRILLLPLHVSAGLAIFLLTVCTAETGFVQIDAAPGAESRLINFTGLFILLFAVAVSISVALPRVSI, translated from the exons ATGCCCAACACGGTGAAGCCTGCGTTCCTGGTCACCGCCCATGTCACCAAAGTCGCCCATGTGCTCGCCCTCACGGTGTTCGTCCTCGTGCTCGCGTGGGTTCTGCACTTCCGAGGCGGCGCCGCCAGGCTGCACTCCGATGACCCCAATCTCATCTTCAAT GTGCATCCTCTTGTGATGTGTATGGGGTTCATTCTGGTGATCGGAGAAG gtatcatggCTTACAAGACAATCCCAGCTCGGAAGGAAACACAGAAGTTTGTCCACCTGATGCTTCATCTAGTTGCACTGGGCCTCGGAATCCTTGGCATCTATGCTGCCTTCAAGTACCACAGCGCCAACACCATGCCCGACATGTTAAGCTTGCATTCCTGGTTGGGCATGTGCACCATCTGCTTATTCGGCTTGCag TGGCTGTTCGGGTTCGTGAACTTCTGGTTTCTGAAAGCGTCGGAGCCGACGAGAATATTGCTGCTCCCATTGCATGTTTCTGCCGGGCTAGCAATCTTTCTATTGACGGTGTGCACGGCGGAGACGGGATTTGTGCAGATCGATGCAGCGCCGGGAGCAGAATCTCGGTTGATCAACTTCACTGGCCTATTCATCCTGCTGTTTGCTGTGGCCGTGAGCATTTCAGTGGCCCTTCCCAGGGTGTCCATTTAG
- the LOC103968543 gene encoding receptor protein kinase TMK1: MADPSPRRSAELLLAAAAAANVLLLLLLASAAPRATADTDPGDLAAMLAVANALGADRALDWSPSADPCSDWAGVACSGGRVTTIQVGNRNLAGSLPADVRNLTSLSRLELQNNRLSGPLPSLAGLSSLQSLLLHHNLFSSIPPDFFSGLSSLQSAYLDENPFAPWPLPATLSDATALVNFSANAANVSGPLPDFLATSFPGLDHLGLAFNLLSGPVPSAFAVAPFRSLWLNNQRGRSRLSGGIDFVENMTALEELWLHSNEFSGPLPDFSGHTSLRDLQLRDNQLTGVVPYSLTELKSLSKVTLTNNLLQGPVPIFPDSATVDLVPQSESFCLNTAGECDHRVTILLSIAKSFRYPSGFAENWKGNNPCGWLGISCDAGGNITVINFSRMDLNGTISPDFSLFTTLQRMMLSNNNLTGTIPSTLTNLTSLKELDVSNNSLRGQVPSFSQNVLLKTDGNVNMGKPAIAPPGSDSDSAHNGSDSNPAGSVDGSSGSSGKSSSGSISVIVGLVVAGVFGVSLAGLLGLCYYKRKLQNSGRVQSPNTTVIHPRLSGSDQDMVKITVVGSSMNGGMTASESYSRTSSGPSDVHVIDAGNMVISIQVLRNVTNNFSEENILGRGGFGTVYKGELHDGTKIAVKRMEAGIIGTKGLNEFKSEIAVLTKVRHRNLVSLLGYCLDGNERLLVYEYMPQGTLSRHLLDWKEEGLKPLEWKKRLSIALDVARGVEYLHNLAHQSFIHRDLKPSNILLGDDMKAKVADFGLVRLAPDGKGCSVETRLAGTFGYLAPEYAVTGRVTTKADVFSFGVILMELITGRKALDESQPEESVHLVTWFRRMQLNKDTLPKAIDPMIDLDEETFASISTVAELAGHCCARELYRRPDMGHAVNVLSSLAELWKPSDPDLEDSYGIDLDMSLPRALKKWQAFDDSSHFDGATSSFLASVDNTQTSIPTRPPGFADSFTSADGR; this comes from the exons ATGGCCGATCCCTCCCCCCGCCGATCCGCCGAGCTCCTcctcgcggcggcggcggcggccaacGTCCTGCTGCTGCTTCTCCTCGCCAGTGCCGCCCCCCGGGCCACGGCCGACACCGACCCCGGCGACCTCGCCGCAATGCTGGCCGTTGCCAACGCCCTCGGCGCCGACCGGGCCCTCGACTGGTCCCCCTCCGCCGACCCCTGTTCCGACTGGGCCGGCGTCGCCTGTTCCGGAGGCCGTGTCACCACCATCCAGGTCGGTAATCGCAACCTTGCCGGCTCACTCCCCGCCGACGTCCGGAACCTTACCTCCCTTTCACGGTTGGAGCTCCAAAACAACCGCTTATCCGGGCCTCTCCCTTCCCTCGCCGGCCTCTCCTCCCTGCAgagcctcctcctccaccacaacctcttctcctccatCCCCCCTGACTTCTTCTCTGGTCTCTCCTCCCTCCAGTCCGCCTACCTCGACGAGAACCCCTTCGCGCCCTGGCCCCTCCCCGCCACCctcagcgatgccaccgccctcgTCAACTTCTCCGCCAACGCCGCCAACGTCTCCGGCCCTCTCCCGGACTTCCTGGCCACCTCCTTCCCCGGCCTCGACCACCTTGGCCTGGCCTTCAACCTGCTCTCCGGTCCCGTTCCGTCGGCCTTCGCGGTCGCTCCCTTCCGATCGCTCTGGCTGAACAACCAGCGGGGCCGCAGCCGCCTCTCCGGCGGGATCGACTTCGTCGAGAACATGACCGCTCTCGAGGAGCTCTGGCTGCACTCCAACGAATTCTCTGGGCCGCTCCCGGACTTCTCCGGCCACACTAGCTTGCGCGATCTCCAGCTCCGGGATAACCAGCTCACCGGCGTCGTGCCCTACTCCTTGACCGAGCTCAAGTCGCTCTCCAAGGTCACGCTCACCAATAACCTGCTTCAGGGTCCGGTGCCGATCTTCCCGGATTCGGCGACAGTAGACCTTGTCCCTCAAAGCGAGAGTTTTTGTCTGAACACGGCAGGGGAGTGTGACCACCGAGTCACTATCTTGCTATCCATCGCCAAAAGTTTCCGCTACCCAAGTGGGTTCGCCGAAAACTGGAAAGGAAACAACCCGTGCGGGTGGCTGGGGATCAGCTGCGACGCCGGTGGCAACATCACTGTGATTAATTTCTCAAGGATGGACCTCAATGGGACAATCTCGCCGGATTTCAGTTTGTTCACCACATTGCAGAGGATGATGCTTTCAAATAATAACCTCACCGGGACGATCCCGTCCACGCTTACCAATTTGACATCGCTGAAGGAATTGGACGTCTCCAACAACTCTCTACGGGGTCAAGTTCCAAGCTTTAGCCAGAATGTATTACTGAAGACTGATGGGAATGTCAATATGGGGAAGCCTGCCATTGCTCCGCCAGGTTCTGACTCTGATTCTGCTCATAATGGTAGTGATTCAAATCCAGCAGGTTCTGTTGatgggagcagcggcagcagtgGGAAGTCTTCTTCTGGTTCCATAAGTGTTATTGTGGGTTTAGTGGTCGCAGGGGTCTTCGGTGTCAGCCTTGCTGGACTATTGGGTCTCTGCTATTACAAGAGAAAGTTGCAGAATTCTGGTAGGGTTCAGAGTCCGAACACTACAGTGATACACCCACGGCTTTCGGGGTCCGACCAGGATATGGTGAAGATCACGGTCGTGGGTTCAAGCATGAATGGTGGCATGACCGCTAGCGAATCTTACAGTCGAACAAGTAGTGGCCCAAGTGATGTTCATGTAATTGATGCAGGGAATATGGTGATTTCTATTCAAGTTCTTAGGAATGTGACCAACAATTTTAGCGAAGAGAACATTCTGGGGCGTGGTGGTTTTGGTACAGTCTACAAGGGTGAGCTCCACGATGGCACAAAGATTGCAGTCAAGAGGATGGAGGCAGGCATCATCGGAACAAAGGGCCTGAATGAATTCAAATCTGAGATTGCAGTGCTTACCAAGGTCAGGCATCGGAATTTGGTCTCCCTTTTGGGTTATTGCTTAGATGGGAACGAGAGGCTCTTGGTCTACGAGTACATGCCTCAGGGGACACTGAGTCGCCATCTTCTAGACTGGAAGGAGGAAGGATTGAAGCCTTTGGAATGGAAGAAAAGGCTAAGCATAGCACTGGATGTGGCGAGGGGTGTGGAATATCTACACAATTTGGCACATCAGAGCTTCATCCACAGGGATCTCAAACCTTCTAACATCCTCCTTGGGGATGACATGAAAGCTAAAGTTGCAGATTTTGGTCTTGTCCGACTTGCACCAGATGGAAAAGGTTGTTCTGTTGAAACAAGGCTAGCTGGTACCTTTGGTTATCTTGCTCCAGAGTATGCTG TTACTGGTCGAGTCACCACAAAGGCTGATGTGTTTAGCTTTGGAGTGATACTGATGGAGCTGATCACTGGTCGGAAAGCGCTCGATGAGAGCCAACCAGAGGAGTCTGTGCACTTGGTAACATGGTTCCGGAGGATGCAGCTCAACAAGGACACATTGCCCAAGGCCATAGACCCAATGATTGATCTCGACGAGGAGACCTTTGCAAGCATCAGCACTGTCGCAGAGCTTGCCGGTCACTGCTGCGCCAGAGAACTATACCGAAGGCCCGATATGGGTCATGCAGTCAATGTGCTGTCCTCGCTCGCCGAGCTGTGGAAGCCTTCTGATCCTGATTTAGAGGATAGCTACGGTATCGACCTCGATATGTCACTTCCTCGAGCACTGAAGAAATGGCAGGCATTCGATGACAGCAGCCACTTCGACGGAGCCACATCGTCTTTCCTCGCGAGCGTAGACAACACCCAGACCAGCATACCGACGAGACCGCCAGGCTTTGCAGATTCCTTTACCTCTGCTGATGGAAGATGA
- the LOC135650633 gene encoding U-box domain-containing protein 21-like, producing MALPWRSRKSGQKTKPEKSVSRTEISIPMHFLCPISLELMKDPVTASTGITYDRQSIETWLGLGNTTCPVTNREMENEELIPNHSIRKVIQDWCVANRSLGVERIPTPKIPVTGSQVADMMSEIDEATRRGDRARCEQLVVKVKNLASESERNRRCFASNGTNGVLAATFNAFAGASSESPAAEILEEALEALATLLPLGEEAASRIGSPESLNRLVSILQHGSWATRLNAALVVKELLASNGAGADVIAGTKGLVEALAKLVEEPISPQAAKASLVSIFYMINRDERAASRVVDLGLVPVLIEVLVGPEKSMCEKALAVLDVLLGCGSGREKAYGHALTMPVLAKKMFRVSDMATELVVSALWKLCRDDEVGGEGRGRCLQEALQAGAFQKLLLLLQVGCGEATKERATNLLKLLNGCRGREECVDTMDFKGLRKPF from the coding sequence ATGGCCTTGCCATGGAGAAGCCGTAAATCAGGCCAGAAGACCAAGCCAGAAAAGAGCGTTTCTCGCACGGAGATCTCGATCCCGATGCACTTCTTGTGCCCGATATCGTTGGAGCTGATGAAGGACCCGGTGACGGCGTCCACGGGGATCACCTACGACCGGCAGAGCATCGAGACGTGGCTGGGGCTGGGGAACACGACGTGCCCGGTCACGAACCGGGAGATGGAGAACGAGGAGCTCATCCCGAACCATTCGATCCGGAAGGTGATACAGGATTGGTGCGTCGCCAACCGGTCCCTGGGAGTCGAGAGGATCCCCACACCTAAGATTCCCGTGACCGGATCCCAGGTGGCGGACATGATGTCGGAGATCGATGAGGCCACCCGGCGTGGCGACCGTGCTCGGTGCGAGCAGTTGGTGGTGAAGGTCAAGAACTTGGCGAGCGAAAGCGAGCGGAACAGAAGGTGCTTCGCGTCGAATGGCACGAACGGAGTTCTGGCCGCCACCTTTAACGCATTTGCCGGTGCATCTTCCGAGTCGCCGGCGGCAGAGATTTTGGAGGAAGCCTTGGAGGCATTGGCGACGCTGTTACCGCTGGGCGAGGAAGCTGCTTCCCGCATCGGATCGCCCGAGTCCCTGAATCGCCTCGTGTCGATCTTGCAGCATGGAAGCTGGGCTACAAGGCTCAATGCGGCTTTGGTGGTGAAGGAGCTTCTTGCATCCAACGGAGCGGGAGCAGATGTCATCGCCGGGACCAAGGGGCTGGTGGAGGCGTTGGCCAAGCTCGTCGAAGAGCCCATATCCCCTCAGGCAGCGAAGGCTTCTCTCGTCTCCATCTTCTATATGATTAACCGCGACGAGAGGGCCGCGTCAAGAGTAGTCGATCTGGGGCTGGTGCCTGTGCTCATAGAGGTCCTTGTCGGCCCCGAGAAGAGCATGTGCGAGAAGGCACTGGCCGTGCTCGACGTGCTGCTGGGCTGCGGGAGCGGCAGGGAGAAGGCCTACGGCCACGCGCTCACGATGCCGGTGCTGGCGAAGAAGATGTTCCGCGTGTCGGACATGGCCACGGAGTTGGTCGTCTCGGCGCTGTGGAAGCTCTGCAGGGACGACGAAGTGGGGGGAGAAGGGAGAGGGAGATGCTTGCAGGAGGCCCTACAAGCCGGGGCCTTTCAGAAACTCCTACTTCTACTGCAGGTTGGGTGCGGTGAGGCGACCAAAGAGAGAGCTACCAATCTTCTCAAACTATTGAATGGTTGCAGGGGAAGGGAAGAATGTGTCGACACCATGGATTTCAAGGGACTTAGAAAGCCTTTTTGA